A genomic stretch from Chitinophaga agri includes:
- a CDS encoding glycoside hydrolase family 43 protein, which produces MRRTKKYLISTFFVFGLLQFTNLHAQTNGDRVIAGDLADPSIIKVDSVYYATGTSSEWAPYYPVYKSADLKHWGQVGYVFDKAPEWTVGSFWAPEYYKIGDTYYVYYTARRKSDNRSYIGVATSRYPDHGFTDHGVIIAHGKEAIDPFIYNDGGQLYITFKAYGLDDRPIELLGSRLSADGLKLEGELFSLLQDSARIGMEGQSILKKDQYYYLFYSVGNCCGGGCSYAVHVARSEHITGPYQLFSGNPILFENDNWKCMGHGTFTSDEKGDLYYLHHAYNKKSSVFTGREGMLAALKWDGAGGWPTLTTVPNPAPVRSDVYDEFNGAQLAPYWQWDFRHATPAVQLTKGVLKLSGEQTADNLTGVVLTVRPTSDHFDVTTTVVNRNKALKGLVVYGDAGAAIGVGVEGDSVKVWKVTHQQRVTVKAAPVSSSAVGLKIEMAGDKGFDFFYQTGKGGWTRLSSIPDAGFLPQWDRSPRPGLHCKGSVKENAQFSFFRLQNK; this is translated from the coding sequence ATGCGTCGGACTAAAAAGTATTTAATTTCCACCTTCTTTGTTTTTGGCCTGTTGCAATTTACAAACCTTCATGCGCAAACTAATGGCGACCGCGTTATCGCAGGTGATCTGGCAGATCCGTCGATCATAAAAGTAGATAGTGTGTATTATGCAACTGGTACGTCCTCAGAATGGGCGCCATATTATCCTGTTTATAAATCCGCGGACCTGAAGCACTGGGGCCAGGTGGGATATGTGTTTGACAAGGCGCCGGAGTGGACGGTAGGATCGTTCTGGGCGCCGGAGTATTATAAGATCGGAGATACCTATTATGTTTATTATACCGCCAGGCGGAAGTCGGATAACCGCTCTTATATTGGCGTAGCGACCTCCCGGTATCCCGACCATGGATTCACCGATCATGGTGTGATCATAGCACATGGGAAAGAAGCGATCGATCCGTTTATCTACAATGACGGCGGACAGCTTTACATCACTTTTAAGGCCTACGGACTGGATGACAGACCTATTGAACTGTTAGGCAGCCGGTTATCTGCTGACGGTCTTAAACTGGAGGGAGAGTTGTTTTCCCTGCTGCAGGATAGTGCCCGTATTGGCATGGAGGGACAGAGCATCCTGAAGAAGGATCAGTATTATTATCTGTTTTATTCAGTAGGGAACTGTTGCGGCGGGGGATGTAGCTATGCCGTACATGTAGCCCGTTCGGAGCACATCACGGGGCCATATCAGCTATTCTCCGGCAATCCCATTCTCTTTGAGAATGACAACTGGAAGTGCATGGGGCATGGTACGTTCACTTCAGATGAGAAGGGAGACCTTTATTATCTGCATCATGCCTATAACAAAAAGAGCAGTGTTTTCACAGGTCGTGAGGGGATGTTAGCCGCACTGAAATGGGACGGGGCAGGAGGCTGGCCTACATTGACAACCGTACCCAATCCTGCACCTGTAAGATCGGATGTGTATGATGAGTTTAATGGTGCGCAGTTAGCACCATACTGGCAGTGGGATTTTCGTCATGCGACACCTGCTGTGCAGTTGACAAAGGGCGTATTAAAACTTTCAGGAGAGCAGACAGCCGATAATCTGACAGGAGTTGTATTAACAGTAAGACCAACCTCTGATCACTTCGATGTTACAACCACGGTAGTGAACAGGAATAAGGCACTTAAAGGGCTGGTGGTATATGGAGATGCAGGTGCTGCGATCGGGGTGGGCGTTGAAGGCGATAGTGTGAAAGTATGGAAGGTAACGCATCAGCAGCGGGTGACCGTAAAAGCCGCGCCAGTCTCTTCATCCGCAGTGGGATTGAAAATTGAAATGGCGGGCGACAAAGGATTTGACTTTTTTTATCAGACAGGCAAGGGCGGATGGACCCGGCTGTCATCAATACCGGATGCCGGGTTTCTGCCACAATGGGACAGGAGTCCACGCCCGGGGCTGCATTGCAAAGGAAGTGTGAAGGAGAACGCTCAGTTTTCTTTTTTCAGATTGCAGAATAAGTAG
- a CDS encoding protein-L-isoaspartate(D-aspartate) O-methyltransferase: MNTTGMTMEDSQHRQGKHTQQYADTPKHMALRAKLADEVASQGIKDARVIEAIRQLPRHLFMPAEIRGRAYEDKALPIGEGQTISQPYTVAYQTQLLSVQPGDKILEVGTGSAYQAAILAVTGARVYTIERQKKLYDRNQRSRFLQQFQGIHYRYGDGFLGWPEEAPFDKILITAAPEEVPASLIGQLRVGGLLVAPVGKQGTQQMVRITKEDDGQLNTASFDYFSFVPMLKGKA, encoded by the coding sequence ATGAACACAACAGGAATGACCATGGAAGACAGCCAGCATCGTCAGGGGAAACATACACAGCAGTATGCAGATACGCCGAAGCACATGGCGTTGCGCGCTAAACTGGCAGATGAAGTAGCCAGTCAGGGGATAAAGGATGCGCGCGTGATCGAAGCCATCCGCCAACTGCCCCGGCACTTGTTCATGCCCGCTGAGATACGGGGCCGGGCTTATGAGGACAAGGCACTTCCGATAGGAGAGGGACAGACAATTTCGCAGCCTTATACAGTGGCTTATCAGACGCAGTTATTATCAGTGCAGCCAGGTGATAAGATACTGGAAGTGGGGACAGGCAGCGCCTATCAGGCAGCGATCCTGGCGGTGACGGGCGCCAGGGTATATACAATAGAGCGGCAGAAAAAATTATATGACCGCAATCAGCGATCCCGTTTTCTGCAACAGTTTCAGGGCATTCATTATCGCTATGGAGATGGATTTCTGGGGTGGCCGGAAGAAGCGCCATTCGATAAGATATTGATCACCGCAGCGCCGGAAGAAGTGCCGGCATCACTGATCGGACAACTGCGTGTCGGCGGACTGCTGGTGGCCCCGGTAGGAAAACAGGGAACGCAGCAGATGGTGCGCATTACCAAAGAAGATGATGGCCAGTTGAACACAGCGTCTTTCGATTATTTTTCTTTCGTACCCATGCTGAAAGGGAAGGCCTGA
- a CDS encoding class I SAM-dependent methyltransferase produces the protein MSEPATTQSATANPNKALWEKGDFTRLAVTMRESGTALVDKLGIIPGIDVLDVGCGDGTTAIPAARLGAKVLGVDIARNLVEAGNKRIQEEGLTNISIREGDATNLEGIADASFDMVVSMFGAMFAPKPFDVAGELVRVTRPGGRIVMGNWIPGDPTLVAQILKISSAYTPPPPEGFVSPMLWGVESHVTERFGKAGIPPGDISFERDTYTFNAPFPPASFVERFRQYYGPTMNAFDAAAKDGKAADLQQELEALFMRENTSKDPEKTTIPATYLRVTVKR, from the coding sequence ATGAGTGAACCAGCAACAACGCAGTCAGCTACTGCGAATCCTAACAAAGCGTTATGGGAAAAAGGTGATTTTACCCGTCTTGCAGTAACGATGCGGGAAAGCGGAACAGCCCTGGTGGACAAGCTAGGTATTATACCTGGAATTGATGTGCTGGACGTGGGTTGCGGGGATGGTACGACCGCTATTCCGGCGGCCAGACTGGGCGCTAAAGTACTGGGAGTGGACATAGCCAGGAACCTGGTGGAAGCAGGCAATAAACGGATACAGGAAGAAGGACTGACCAATATTTCCATCAGGGAGGGAGATGCCACAAATCTTGAAGGTATTGCAGATGCAAGTTTTGACATGGTGGTAAGTATGTTCGGAGCGATGTTCGCACCTAAACCATTTGATGTGGCGGGTGAGCTGGTAAGGGTGACAAGACCCGGCGGACGCATTGTGATGGGCAACTGGATACCAGGTGATCCTACGCTGGTGGCACAGATCTTAAAGATCAGTTCTGCCTATACCCCGCCGCCGCCGGAAGGGTTTGTGAGTCCGATGCTATGGGGCGTGGAGAGTCATGTGACCGAGCGGTTTGGAAAAGCGGGCATTCCGCCCGGGGATATTTCTTTTGAAAGGGATACGTACACTTTCAATGCACCGTTCCCACCGGCATCATTTGTGGAGCGATTCAGGCAGTATTATGGTCCTACGATGAATGCATTTGACGCTGCAGCAAAGGATGGAAAGGCGGCTGATCTGCAACAGGAGCTGGAGGCATTATTTATGCGGGAGAATACCAGTAAAGACCCGGAAAAGACGACTATTCCCGCCACTTATTTACGGGTGACGGTGAAACGCTGA
- a CDS encoding T9SS type B sorting domain-containing protein: MSGNKRFNYIFLLQLIFSLICTAADAQQVVNLKNPSLDPETPGSSIKAAQWDSDAPYPVVGPDFTFDSSKPASEGRYFIELFSLYTRNSYATPPGKLEFWSHAIGQQLDETLYAGRTYEVSFDLKTSTYDPYPNLHRPFYGSMVIMGSAAKGGPEVRLYASGRFYHNEWKRYTAVFTPPADIDYFRITAVSVDGDTANVVTDIDNLSPITETLKMEITTGKSCPEGKEGFVRVVIPDAVDTYTYLWMPGNYTTAEVKGLAPGIYHLTVRGASGAVVKKDVEVAAYDLTATKAVTDVSCSGKGDGAIVITAVGGQPPYTYQLEGAPEVASGTFNNMVPGNYHIVVKDQLCTTTVRADITEPSLLTLEQVQTRAVTCNSASDGQIILAASGGTPPYRYGVQSGIPQPDSVIRLLEAGTYQYTVTDAHACMVSGEAVITKESRACAVFVPTAFSPNGDGQNDVFRIKLQDAITDYRLAVYGRWGQLVYETRDAGASWNGRYKEAPLPAGSYVWTMTYTDSKGQLMQQQGTIMLIL; this comes from the coding sequence ATGTCTGGTAATAAACGCTTTAACTATATATTTCTTCTTCAGCTGATATTTTCACTTATATGCACGGCAGCGGATGCGCAACAGGTTGTAAATCTTAAAAACCCTTCCCTGGATCCTGAAACCCCCGGATCATCGATCAAAGCAGCGCAATGGGATAGTGATGCACCTTATCCGGTAGTAGGGCCGGATTTTACCTTTGACTCATCAAAGCCGGCTTCGGAAGGGCGGTATTTCATAGAACTGTTCAGCTTATATACACGTAATTCATATGCTACTCCGCCGGGAAAGCTTGAATTCTGGTCACATGCTATTGGTCAGCAGTTAGATGAAACGCTTTATGCAGGGAGAACGTATGAAGTATCCTTTGATCTGAAGACATCTACATACGATCCGTATCCGAATCTGCACCGTCCTTTCTATGGATCTATGGTCATTATGGGTAGCGCGGCAAAGGGAGGTCCGGAGGTGAGGTTGTATGCTTCGGGCAGATTTTACCATAATGAGTGGAAACGATATACGGCAGTATTTACGCCGCCGGCGGATATTGATTACTTCCGCATCACCGCTGTATCTGTGGACGGGGATACGGCGAATGTCGTGACTGATATTGATAATCTGTCTCCGATAACAGAGACCCTAAAAATGGAGATCACGACGGGGAAATCCTGTCCGGAAGGGAAGGAGGGATTTGTGCGTGTGGTGATACCGGATGCGGTGGATACGTATACCTATTTATGGATGCCGGGTAATTATACGACAGCAGAAGTGAAGGGACTGGCGCCAGGCATTTATCACCTTACCGTGAGAGGCGCCTCGGGTGCTGTGGTCAAAAAAGATGTAGAAGTGGCCGCGTATGACCTGACTGCAACGAAGGCCGTCACAGATGTGAGTTGCAGTGGGAAGGGAGATGGAGCGATCGTGATCACAGCCGTAGGAGGGCAACCGCCTTATACCTATCAGCTGGAGGGAGCGCCGGAAGTAGCGTCAGGTACCTTTAACAACATGGTACCAGGGAATTATCATATAGTGGTGAAGGATCAGCTATGTACCACGACTGTGCGCGCAGATATTACGGAACCTTCACTATTGACACTGGAGCAGGTGCAGACAAGAGCGGTGACCTGTAACAGTGCCTCCGACGGGCAGATCATACTGGCAGCATCAGGAGGTACACCACCTTACAGGTATGGCGTACAGTCGGGTATCCCGCAGCCGGACAGTGTTATAAGGCTACTGGAAGCAGGCACCTATCAGTATACCGTAACAGATGCGCATGCGTGTATGGTGAGTGGAGAAGCCGTGATCACGAAGGAGTCGCGTGCCTGTGCGGTATTTGTACCCACGGCATTTAGTCCGAATGGCGATGGTCAGAATGACGTGTTCCGCATAAAATTACAGGATGCTATTACCGACTACCGGTTGGCCGTCTATGGTCGCTGGGGCCAGCTGGTGTATGAAACACGTGATGCGGGCGCCTCATGGAACGGCCGTTATAAGGAAGCGCCGCTGCCGGCAGGAAGTTATGTGTGGACGATGACCTATACGGATAGTAAAGGTCAGCTGATGCAGCAGCAGGGAACGATTATGCTGATCCTGTAA
- a CDS encoding alpha/beta hydrolase family protein gives MAIKSQSLTLSLPAGDVSAICMTPEKPVCMMTLAHGAGADMEHSFMVTLATALAEAGIGTLRFNFPFTEQKKKRPDSPAVAQLTIATAIDKALELFPSLPLFVAGKSFGGRMSSQYLSTHHRKDIMGMIFYGFPLHPAGKPSTDRADHLKEVRSPMLFLQGTKDTLATWDLIETVCSSLKKATLVKLEGADHSFKAGKKNDVMPLLVKATKEWTVKIIK, from the coding sequence ATGGCTATCAAATCTCAGTCACTCACCTTGTCTCTCCCGGCAGGCGATGTATCTGCTATATGTATGACGCCCGAAAAGCCTGTCTGTATGATGACCCTGGCCCATGGCGCGGGTGCTGATATGGAACATTCCTTTATGGTAACGCTGGCGACCGCACTGGCGGAAGCTGGCATTGGCACCTTACGCTTTAATTTCCCCTTCACTGAACAAAAAAAGAAAAGACCGGACTCCCCTGCTGTTGCACAGCTGACAATAGCTACTGCTATTGATAAAGCACTGGAACTCTTTCCTTCGCTGCCCCTGTTCGTAGCGGGTAAATCGTTTGGCGGACGCATGTCCTCACAATACCTGTCCACCCACCATCGCAAGGACATAATGGGGATGATTTTCTATGGTTTTCCGCTCCACCCTGCCGGCAAGCCCTCGACTGACCGGGCAGATCATTTAAAAGAAGTCAGGTCTCCCATGCTGTTCCTGCAGGGCACTAAAGACACGCTGGCAACCTGGGACCTGATCGAAACTGTCTGCAGCTCTCTGAAAAAAGCGACCCTGGTAAAACTGGAAGGAGCTGACCACTCATTTAAAGCAGGCAAGAAAAACGACGTAATGCCGTTATTGGTAAAGGCGACGAAAGAGTGGACCGTAAAGATCATAAAATGA
- a CDS encoding PQQ-dependent sugar dehydrogenase encodes MKNLLLILTASATLALHACSDDPDGVNDPTYPPVETENPNTNYQPAFQGQTRAGGVRTTTKLDTTIITSGLTSPWGVKSLPDGRLLVTQKGGTMRIVTQTGTLSAPITGLPAVNANGQGGLLGLALDPSFASNRMVYWVFSENVSGGTVSAVAKGRLSSDEKTIENATVIYRALPAYNGTLHYGGRIVFDAQGNLFVSTGERSDLATRPLAQSVEAALGKVLHITKEGQPAPGNPSFGAEALPALYSIGHRNPQGLAIHPATGELWQGEHGPRGGDEINRVQAGKNYGWPTITYGIEYSGQKVGEGIQQKEGLEQPVYYWDPVVSPSGMTFYSGKKVPEWENNLFIGALSGQHIVRLVIENNKVTGEERLLAGEGQRFRDVTQGTDGALYAVTDQGRLYKLDKAQ; translated from the coding sequence ATGAAAAACCTACTCTTGATTCTTACTGCCAGCGCTACGCTCGCTTTGCATGCCTGCTCAGATGACCCGGATGGCGTAAACGATCCTACGTATCCTCCTGTTGAAACGGAAAATCCAAACACAAACTATCAGCCTGCTTTCCAGGGCCAGACCCGGGCCGGAGGTGTGCGAACAACCACGAAACTGGATACGACCATTATTACGTCCGGACTCACCAGCCCCTGGGGCGTCAAAAGCCTTCCGGACGGAAGATTGCTCGTCACCCAGAAAGGTGGTACCATGCGTATCGTTACACAAACCGGTACGCTGAGTGCACCGATAACCGGCCTACCTGCTGTCAATGCCAATGGCCAGGGCGGTTTGCTGGGTTTAGCACTTGACCCTTCTTTTGCCAGTAACCGGATGGTATACTGGGTTTTCTCAGAAAATGTCAGTGGTGGCACAGTCTCCGCTGTAGCCAAAGGACGATTATCCAGTGATGAAAAAACGATAGAGAACGCTACCGTTATCTACCGGGCACTCCCTGCATACAACGGTACCCTCCATTATGGTGGCCGTATCGTGTTTGATGCACAGGGCAATCTTTTCGTAAGTACCGGCGAACGCTCCGACCTCGCTACCCGCCCCCTGGCGCAATCCGTAGAGGCGGCGCTTGGGAAAGTCCTTCATATCACCAAAGAAGGACAACCCGCTCCCGGTAATCCGTCATTCGGTGCAGAGGCTTTACCTGCATTGTATAGCATCGGACACCGTAACCCTCAGGGACTAGCCATTCATCCTGCTACCGGAGAACTCTGGCAGGGAGAACATGGCCCAAGAGGTGGCGATGAGATCAATCGCGTACAGGCTGGTAAAAACTACGGATGGCCAACCATCACCTACGGTATCGAATATAGCGGCCAGAAGGTAGGAGAAGGTATCCAGCAGAAAGAAGGTCTCGAACAACCTGTTTACTATTGGGATCCGGTAGTATCTCCCAGTGGTATGACCTTCTACAGCGGCAAGAAGGTACCTGAATGGGAAAACAACCTGTTCATCGGTGCGTTAAGTGGTCAGCATATCGTACGACTGGTCATTGAAAATAATAAGGTCACCGGTGAAGAAAGATTGCTGGCTGGCGAAGGCCAGCGCTTCAGAGATGTCACACAGGGAACTGATGGCGCACTGTATGCCGTGACAGATCAGGGCCGCTTGTACAAACTGGACAAAGCTCAATAA